A stretch of DNA from Candidatus Neomarinimicrobiota bacterium:
GGCATACTGAAATGCGGTTGTGATGAGAAGCATAAAGATTCCCAGCTTGTAGCCGGCGGTGTAGATACCTACTGTAGCGGCATCAGTGAGGCTGGCAAGAATATATCGGTCTATGGACTCCATAGCGATGGAAGCGAGACCTGCAGGCAAAAAAGGGAGCCCAAACTTCAGGAGGGCGTTGACACTATTGCTTCTAAAGACCAATTGCAAAGATCCGGCCGTTGCCGCCAAAACGGAGAATGTGGTTACTGCTGAAGCCGCGGCAACGCTCAGGAAGATACCGTCAAGTCCCTTCTCTTTCATAGCCACTAGATAGATATTCATACCGAGGGTGGTAATCACATTCAAAAGCTTGATTGAGACGAAAAGAGTGGCTCGACTCTCCAATCTCAGAAGGGCAAAGGGGACATGACTAACAGCATCCAAAAGGAGGATT
This window harbors:
- a CDS encoding oligosaccharide flippase family protein, which encodes MISQISRLTRQTVIYGTGNVLTRLVTFLLLPLFTNILTPGDYGLATLLYVFLGFMNIVYHYGLDTAFMRYYNEADGPDAQRSLFSTALWLSLGTSCVLSFLILSGSSGLSSLLLGGGQYTLLFKLAAGILLLDAVSHVPFALLRLESRATLFVSIKLLNVITTLGMNIYLVAMKEKGLDGIFLSVAAASAVTTFSVLAATAGSLQLVFRSNSVNALLKFGLPFLPAGLASIAMESIDRYILASLTDAATVGIYTAGYKLGIFMLLITTAFQYA